In the genome of Oncorhynchus keta strain PuntledgeMale-10-30-2019 unplaced genomic scaffold, Oket_V2 Un_contig_16488_pilon_pilon, whole genome shotgun sequence, one region contains:
- the LOC127919381 gene encoding melanin-concentrating hormone receptor 1-like codes for MRCGVGGSHDAYYNNVILPTIFGIICFLGIMGNCMVIYTILKKTKCCAKQTVPAIFNLSIVDLLFLVGMPFLIHQLMCNGLWCFGATMCTVITALDSNSQIVSTYILTVMTLDRYLATVHPIRFNYVRTPCVATVVIVLVWTLSLLTIIPVWMYTGLVGCALLLPDPSTNWFTLYQFVLAFALPLLIICMVFFKILRHMATSVAPLPPARLRVRTKKVTRTGLLHDHFCFVEPLLNKISLPRETWCGQWKK; via the exons atgcggtgtg GTGTCGGTGGGAGTCATGATGCCTACTACAACAACGTCATCTTGCCCACCATATTCGGTATCATCTGTTTCCTGGGCATTATGGGTAACTGCATGGTCATCTACACCATCCTGAAGAAGACCAAGTGCTGCGCCAAGCAGACCGTCCCCGCCATCTTCAATCTGTCCATCGTCGACCTCCTCTTCCTCGTCGGTATGCCCTTCCTCATCCACCAATTGATGTGCAATGGCTTGTGGTGCTTCGGCGCCACTATGTGCACAGTCATCACCGCCCTGGACTCCAACAGCCAGATCGTGAGCACCTACATCCTCACGGTCATGACTCTGGACCGCTACCTGGCCACGGTCCACCCCATCCGCTTCAACTACGTTCGGACACCGTGCGTGGCAACCGTGGTTATCGTTCTAGTATGGACGCTGTCGTTGCTGACCATCATCCCGGTGTGGATGTACACGGGCCTGGTGGGCTGTGCCCTGCTACTTCCCGATCCGTCTACCAACTGGTTCACTCTCTACCAGTTTGTCTTGGCTTTCGCTCTGCCGCTTCTCATCATCTGCATGGTCTTTTTCAAGATCCTCAGGCACATGGCCACCAGCGTGGCTCCCTTGCCCCCAGC GAGACTGAGGGTGCGCACCAAGAAAGTAACCCGTACAGGCCTGTTGCATGACCATTTTTGTTTTGTCGAACCTTTATTGAACAAGATCTCTTTACCGAGGGAGACCTGGTGTGGCCAGTGGAAGAAG